GCGGCCCGCATCTTGAAAAAGGCCGGAGCGAAGAATGTCGCCGTCGTCGTCGTCGGACGAGCGCAAGGCGAGGTTTAACTCCGGCTTTCGAGAGTTCGTCGCTGAGATATACTAGGTGCATGAGCAAAACCAAACTACGACTCGGAACCCGTGGAAGTCCGTTGGCCCGCTGGCAAGCGGATTGGACCGCGGGGGAATTGCGCCGCCTCGGTTACGACGTCGAACTCGTGCCGATCACGACCAGCGGCGACCGGGAACAAACCACTTCGATCGGCGGTCTTGGTGTGCAAGGAGTCTTCACGAAGGAGCTTCAGCGCGCGCTACTGGACCATGCGATCGACTTCGCCGTGCATAGCCTCAAGGATCTGCCGACGGAGCCGACTCCCGGACTTTGCCTGACCTCGGTTCCGGCGCGCGGTCCGTTGGGTGATTGCATCGTGTCGGCGAAGTATCGGTCGTTGGATGAGTTGCCGCAGGGGGCCGTCGTCGGCACCGGCAGCCTGCGTCGAAGGTCGCAGCTGTTGCATGTCAGGCCCGATCTGAAGATGGAAGATGTCCGCGGCAACGTCGATACGCGACTCCGAAAACTCCATGAAGGGCAGTACGCCGCGATCGTCTTGGCCGAAGCGGGGCTGATTCGGCTCAAGCTCGGCGAGCATATTGCGCAGGTGCTTCCAAGACATGTCATGATCTCGGCCGTCGGGCAGGGGGCTCTCGGCATGGAATCGCGCGAAGACGACCCGGCGACGCGCGCGGCCCTGGCTCGGCTCGACGACGTCGATACGCATCGCGCGGTTGTCGCGGAGCGGCATCTGTTGCATTCGCTGCGCGGCGGTTGCTTGGCTCCCATCGGGGCCTGGGGGCGCGTCGAGCCGGACGGCCGCCTGCATCTTAGCGCCGTAGTGTTGCGTTCGGATGGTTCGGAGCGGCTCTTCGCCCATCAATCGTCCGAGCCGAACGCGGCACTGGAACTCGGGCAACGAGTCGCCGACGAACTGCTGGCACACGGTGCAGCGCGGCTCATCGCCGGCTCGCGCGAGGGGGCGATGGGGCACGTCGCACCAGCGAAATAACACTCTCGACGAGCCCGTTCGTCAGCGAAGTGCTGCGACTGCCGGCAGCCGATATTGCGCACCGCGACACGCCGAACTCGCCGCAGGCATTGCGAACCGGCTCGATCGGCATCGTGCGAAGGAATCGCGACCGGACGCATCGCACCTTGGAATACGCCGGAAATCACGACTTCCCGTGTCGATCTTCGGCATTTCTTTTTCGCAATGCATTTCGCGGCATGAGCCTTGCTAAATGTCGGTCGTCGCGCAGGGGGGCAACCTGCAACGACCAGCGTCGTCGGATTTAGCATGGCATACGGAATGTACATCTCGGCCGAGGGTGCGCTCGCGCAACAAACCCGGCTCGAGACGATCACGAACAATATCGCGAACGCCGACACCGCAGGCTTCAAGCGCGATCTCGCCATCTTCCAAGCGCGCAATGCCGAGGCGATCGATCAAGGTCTTGCCCAGCCGCACGCCGGCACCGTCAACGACGTCGGCGGCGGTGTGATGGTCAAGCAAAACCAAACCGACTTCTCGCAAGGCCCGTTGAAGAGCACGAACATTCCGACCGATTTCGCGATCAAAGGTCGCGGCTTCTTTGTCGTCGAGAAAGACGGCGAGAAGATGCTGACCCGCGCAGGAGGCTTTCAGCCGTTGCCCGACGGCACTCTGGCTACGAACGACGGCTATCCGGTTCTCACCGAAGAAGGAGAGCCGATCGTGATCGCGGGCCCTTGGCAGTTCAGCGAAGACGGCACGATCACTTCGGAAAACGGCGTGGCACGGATGGCAATCGCCGAACCGGCTTCGCTCGGCGACTTGGTAAAAACCGGCGAGAACCTGTTTCGCCCGCTCGGCCCGGTTGCCGCCTTGGCGAACGAATTTCGTTCGGTCGCGCAAGGCATGCTTGAAGGTTCCGGCACCACGGCCGTGAAGGAAATGGTCGAGATGATCGAAACGACGCGGGCCTATGAAGCCAACGTCAACATGATCAAGAACCACGACTCGATGTTCGGCACTCTGATCAGTCGTGTCCTGAAGGTCGGCTAGTAGAAACGGATTTCTCTCTCTCTTCGAGACGTGAGCTAAGACATGAGCGTTCAATCGTTGTACACCGCCGCGACCGGCATGCAGGCCATGGAGACGAAGCTCGACGTCGTCGCCAATAATCTGGCGAACATCAATACGACGGCGTTTAAGAAGGCCCGCGCGAACTTCGAAGACCTGTTCTATCGCCAAATCAAGCTCCCCGGTGCGCAAGACGCGCAAGGCAACTTCACGCCGACGGGCATCGCGGTCGGGCTCGGTACGCGCGTGGAAAGCACGCAGACCGACTTCTCGCAAGGAGCCTTCGCCACGACGAACGCCCCGCTCGACATCGCGATCGAAGGTCGCGGCTTCTTTATGGTGCAAGATCCATCGACGGGCCAGAACGTCTACACGCGCGCCGGCAACTTCTCGCTCAATTCGCAAGGAGTGCTCGTCACCGGCTCCGCTCAGACCGGCCGCACGGTGCAGCCGCAGATCACGATTCCGCAGGATGCCTTGAACGTCGTGATCAGCCCGGAAGGGGTCGTGTCGTACAACCAAGTCGGCAACCCGCAGTTCCAACAAGCGGGCCAGCTGCAACTCGCGACGTTCATCAACCCTGAAGGCTTGATCAAGCAAGGGGAAGGGATCTACCTCGAGTCGCAGTCGTCGGGCTCGGCCAATCTCGTGAACCCCGGGCAACAAGGAGCCGGCGTGATGCGGCAAGGTGCTTTGGAGCAATCAAACGTCGAACCGGTCCGCGAATTGATCGACCTGATCACGACGCAGCGTTCGTTCGAATTGAATTCGCAGGCCGTGCAAGCCGGCGATCAAGTGTTGCAACTCGTAGCGAATCTTCGCCGGTTCTAGAAAGCAGCCTATTAAATGACCAATCGAACTACGACGCTCGCGGCCTTCCTCTTCGCTTCGCTCGCGATCTTCGCTTGCGCAGCGGACGGAGCCGAAGTTCGCTTAAAGGCCCAAGCCCGCTGCCGCACCGGCGTCGTGTTGCTCGGCGACATCGCCGAAGTATTCGCGGCCGAAGCTTGGCAAACCGAACAATTGCGGGCCATCGAACTCGGCCCGGCTCCTTCGACCGGCGGCCGGCGCTTTATTCGAGCGCGTGAAGTGCAAGACGCTCTGTGGATGCGCGGCATCAATCTCTCGTCGCACCAAATCAGCGGAGCCGATCGAATCGAAGTCACCGGGCCCGGCGAAGCGGTCGCCGCCGTCGATAAGCCGACGTTTCGTCCAAGCAGCACGCAACGCGAACGGGCCGAGAAAACGGTGAGCGAGTTCGTCCTGCGTTACCTCCGCACGCAAACGACCGGCCGCGAACCTTATACCGTGACCGCAACCTTGAGCGACGAGCAAGTCGACACGGTGCTCACGTACGGGAGTCGCTTGCAAGTCGCCGGAGGAATGCAACCTTGGACCGGCAAGCAACGATTTACTTTGGCGACCGAAGAAGGAGCCAAGCAGATTCGCTTCGACGTCGACGCGGAAGTCGGGCTGCCGCCGGGCGTGGTCGTGGCGCTGAAGAGCCTACCTGCCGGATCGATCATTCATGCCGGCGACGTGGCGTTGAAGCCTGTGACTTCCGTGAACGAAGGAGCGCAGCCCTTCTATAACTTGGAAGACGTCATCGGACATGAGACGACATGGTCGATTCCTGTGGGAACGATTCTCGGACGAAACGGCATCCGCCGACCGCAAGTCGTACGACGCGGCGACGCCGTGACGCTCTACGCTCGGAGCGCGGGCCTGCGAGTGCGCACGACCGTGCGAGCCCGCGAAGACGGCAGCGTCGGCGACTTGATCACGGTGGAAGCCCTAGGCAATCGCGAACCGTTTTACGCTCGCGTGACGGGAGTTCAAGAAGCGGAAGTATCGGCCGATCCGGCAGGTGCGGTGCCGCAAGGTGCGGCCACGCCGGAGCCGCGTGCGGCGATCGCCGGTCGTCCTGGTTTCCGAGGAGAGGTCCGATGATTTATCGAGTGATGAGCATAGTCGCCCTATCGATGTTCGCCGTTCTCGGCGGCGGAAAAGTCGCCCAAGCGCAGCGTGCGAGCTTGTATCAGCAGCAAGTCGCCGGCCGGCCGTTGACGCTCGAAGGGAATTCTTGGCTCTACGTGCAAATGCCCCCGGCGCGCGAGATTCAGGTCAACGATCTGATCACGGTGCTCGTCAAGCAGAAGCAACAATCGCAGAGCGAAGGTCAGGTGAATCGGATCCAACAATCCGGTATCGACGCGCGATTGCGCGATTGGGTGCAACTCGACGGCCTCGGAATCAAGCTCGCTCCGCAAACGGCCGGCGATCCTCGGGCCCGTGCTTCTCTCGACAGCACACTCCGCACGAATGCGGAATTGGAGACGGCATCGTTCATCCAATTCAACATCACGGCGACCGTCGTCGACATTCGCCCCAACGGCAACCTCGTGCTGGAAGCACACGGCTCCGTTAAAGATAACAACGAAGTCTGGGAAGCATCGCTTTCGGGCATCGTGCGTCGGCAAGACGTTCAGCCCGACAACACGGTCTTCAGCGAGAAGATCGCCGAGTTGAGCGTTCACAAGCGAGAGACGGGACATATTCGCGATGCCTATAAGCGTGGCTGGGCTTTGCGAGCCTACGACGCCTTTAAGCCGTTCTAAAGAAGGTCGCTCCGTCTGGTTTTGTTCTTCACGTCGAACATAAGTAAGGTCCTCGCGATGTCTAAAGTAATCGCTCTCCTGATCGTCGCCGCTCTCGCCGTCGCACCAAGCGACTTGCATGCGGCGGTTCGATTGAAGGACGTCGCTCGCGTGAAAGGGCAAGAAACGAACTCGCTGCAAGGCCTGGGATTGGTCATCGGCCTCAAAGGCACCGGCGACGGAGGTAAGTATCTCCCGACGATTCGCAGCCTTGCGACCGTGATGCAATACATGCGCAGCCCGTTGCTGGAAGGGCCCGGCGAGTTGCGCGATGCGTCGAACGTGGCGCTGGTAATGGTCACGGCGACGGTTCCCGCCGGTGGGGCACGGCAAGGAGACCAACTCGATTGCCAAGTCAGCTCGATCGGTGCGGCGAAGAGCTTGGTCGGGGGCCGGCTGTTCCTCGCCGCGTTGCAAGGGCCCGACATCGATAGCCCGCGAATTTACGCCTTTGCGGAAGGGTTGATTCATATCGACGATCCGCAAGTCCCGACGGTCGGTCGGATCCGCGACGGCTGCCGTTTGGAAGAAGACTTCTTCAATCCGTTCATCGATCACGACCGGATGACGCTCGTGCTCGATCGGAACCATGCCGACTTCGAAGTGGCGCAAGAAGTAGCCGAAGTCATCAATAGCCAATTGAGCATCCAATCGGGCGAGCCGACCCCGGCGAAAGCGTTGAACTCGCAGAACATCGTCGTCAACGTGCCGGCGCAGTATCGAGACGACTATGTCTTGTTCGTGAGTCAGATCATGAGCCTAACGATGTCGGAGCCTGCTACCGAAGCGCGAGTCGTGATCAACGAACGGGCGGGAAGCATCGTGATCGGAGCCGACGTCGAGATCGGCGCGGTCGTCGTGAGCCATAAGAACATCGTGATCGAAACGGAAAACAACTTGCCGAACGATCGTTTCATTCCGATCGATCCGGCCGGGACGCAAACGACGAAGCTCCGCTCGCTCGTCGCGGCTTTGCAAGCGGTCAAGGTGCCGAACGCGGACATCATCGAGATCATCAAAGGACTCGATCGCAACGGCAAGCTGCATGGGCGGTTGATCGTCGAGTAGGGACTTATACGAACCGGTTTGGTCGTTACTTAGTATTCGTTCGAGTTGAAAAAGGAATATCGCATGTCGTCCGCCATCAGCGCTCTCGGGGGCAAAGCTTCGACGTTCGACGCCATCGCGGGAAAGAACGATGTGACGCGGCTTAACGCAAAGGCTTCGACCGCCGATAAGTCGGAGTTGCGTACGGCGTTCGATTCGTTCGTCGGCGAAGTGTTCTTCGGCCAGATGATGGAGAGCATGCGGAAGACGGTCGGCAAGCCGGCGTATATGCACGGCGGTCGCGGGGAAGAAGTCTTCACGAAGCAACTGGATCAAATGTTTTCCGAGCAGATGAGCAAAGCCTCGGCCTCGCAATTCACCGGCCCGATGTTCGATTTGTTTTCGCTGAATCGTAGTTAGTAGAACTCGTCCGCTGGTTCGAATTCCGCCGCTCGAAAGTAGTTTCGCTTCGCAAATAAGGACGTTTGCCGCATGTCGCTCGATACCTCGTGGGAAGCGGAATTGGCTGAGTATCTGAACGAGCTCTCCGTTGCGCAAGACGAACTGCTGGGTGTATTGAACCGTAAGCTGGCCTTGCTCGGCGCTGCCGACACGGCGGGCCTGCAAGCACTCGGCGAGGTCGAGCTCGCGCTCAGCGCGCGATTGAACGCGTGCTATCAACGTCGCAGCGAAATGCTCGGTCGAGCAGGAGCGCAAGGTCTTCCGTCGGACAGCTTGCGGTCGTTGACGGGATCGTTGCAAGGCAAGCAACGCCGGCAACTCATCTCCGAGGTTTCGCAAGCCGAAGAGAAGTCGCGTCTATTACAACATCAAAGCCTTACGAATTGGGTAGTAACGCAACGCGCGCTCTTACATCTCTCACATTTGTTAGAGATTATCGCGACCGGCGGCCGGTTACGTCCGACATATGGAAAGGAGGAGCCGGCGGCGGTAAGTGGTGCGTTGTTAAATCGCGCCGTTTAGGAAACGCTTACGGTTCTTCGTCAGGCGAGGGACCGCTTGAGGATGCTGCGAGATCGACGGTGCGCTGCGCCGTTTGATTTCGTTCGGCATTGCGGTCGGCTCGCCGGCACCATTCATGGGTGACGAGACCGATGTCGCTATTCAGCAGCTTACAACTGGCGAGCAATGCGCTTCAGGCGCAGTCGATCGGCCTACAGGTCGTCGGCCAGAATATCGCCAACGTCAACACGCCCGGCTATAGCCGCGCGGAGTTGAATCTTACTCCTGCGGCCACGCAGCGAGTCGGCCGGCTGTTGCTCGGGCTCGGGGTCGATGTCGAGTCGATCAAGCAACGGATCGACGAGCATCTGAACGAGCGCCTCCGATCGGCCTCGGCCGATCGCGTCGGCGGTGATGTGCAACAGCAGGCGTATTCGCAACTCGAAGGAATCATCAACGAACTGTCGGACACCGATCTCAGCACGTCGATGAACGCGTTTTTCGGCGCGATCTCGCAGGTGCTGAGTCAGCCGGCTTCGGTTTCCGTACGAAATCTCGCGGTGTTGCAGGGGCAGACGCTCGCCGGCGATATCAATCGCTTGGCCTCGCGCGCCACGGAAGTGCGCGACGATTTGAACGATCAAGTGATCGAGTTGGCGCCCGACGTGAACCGGCTGCTGACCCGCATCGCGGACTTCAACGTGAAGATCGCGACCGCGGAAGGAGGGGGCTCGCTCGGGAGCGATGCCGTCGGTTTGCGCGATCAGCGTAGCCAGGCTTTGGAGCAACTCTCGCAACTCATCGACGTGCAGACTCAGGAACAACCGAGTGGCGCGATCAACGTGTTCGCCGGCGGCGACTTTCTCGTCTTCGAAGGGGTCCATCGCCAAGTCAAAGTCGAGAATACCCAAGAAAACGGACTCAACGTCGCCAAGCTCTTGATCACGGAAACCGATTCGCCGATCCAATCGGCATCGGGCAAGTTGGCCGGCTTGGTCGACGCTCGCGACAACATCATCGGGGGCTTTCTCGGCAAATTAAACGACTTCACGAAGTCGTTGGCGTTCGAGTTCAACAAGGTGTTCTCGTCGGGGCAAGGGCTCAGCGGCTACAGCCAAGTTACCGCCGACCAACCGGTCTTGAACAAAGACGTAGCGCTCGACGCGGCGGGGTTGGCGTATCGACCGGTCAGCGGCTCGTTCAACGTGCTCGTGCATGACAAGCAGACGAACCTGACGCACACGACGCGTATCAACATCGACCTCAACGGACTCGACGACGACGACACCACGCTGACGAAACTCGCGGTCCAACTGAACGGCGTCGACGGTATCGCGGCATCGATCGATGCGAACGGGAAGCTAATCTTGAAGAGCCAGTCTCCCACGTCGGATTTCTCGTTCGGCGACGACACTTCCGGCGTCTTAGCGGCGCTTGGAATCAATACGTTCTTCACCGGCACGAGTGCCGCTACGCTCGGCATCAATGCCGTGGTGAAAAGCGATCCGTCGAAGTTCGCGGCCAGCCGTTCGGGCATCGACGGCGACACGGCAAACGCCGTCGATTTGGCGAACTTCAGCGATCGACTGCTCGATTCGGCCAATGGCCGGTCGATCTCGCAATACTACGAACAGCTCGTCGGTGACGTGACGCAAGGCTCCGCGGTCGCGAAATCGGTGGCGACCGGGTTTCAGACGTTCGAAGACACGTTGCGCGGACAGCAGCTGGCCGTGAGCGGTGTGAATATCGACGAAGAGACGATCTCGATGCTCGGTTATCAGCGTGCTTATCAAGCCTCGGCTCGCTTCATCAAAACTATCGACGACCTGTTGAACCTGCTCAGCAACTTATAGCAATACCCGAACGCTCGAACCGGACCACGCTCGTCACGCTACGCACTAGTTAGATCAAGCCATGTGTGCCATCAGTTCCACACCCACCTCGCGACTCAGTAACGCGTACATCTCTGCGCAGATCTTAGCGCAGATCCAGACGAATCAGGCGAACCTGTTCACGGTTCAGCAGCAGTTGGCGAGCGGTCGTCGGGTGTTGGCGCCGAGCGACGATGCGCAAGCCGCTGCCCGCGCGATCACGCTGCAAAGCTTGTTGGAGCGCAAAGACACGGTTTCGTCGAGCCTGAGCACGAATCAATCGTATCTGAGCGCGTCGGACGATGCGCTCGGCAGCGTTGCCGATATGTTGAGCGAGTTGCGTGCCACGGCTCTGTCGGTAACGGGCAATAACGTCAGCTCGCAGGAACGACAAGCCGCGCTCGCCGAGGTCGATCAAGCGGTCAGCCGGCTATTGGTTACGGCCAACCAGACGTTTCGCGATCGTTATTTATTCGCAGGTTCTCAGGCATTATCGGCGCCCTTTCAGCGAACCACGAACGGCATCGCGTACGTCGGCAACGATAATAGCTTGTCGGCCCTCTCCGACATCAATCAGCTTTTTTCCACGAACGTGACGGGAAATCAAGCTTTCGGGGCGTTTTCGCAAGCCGTGCTCGGCATCGCCGATCTAAACCCCGTGGTCACGCGAGATACGCGGCTCGTCGATCTCAATGGCGGCGCCGGAGTGAGAACCGGAAGCATCAAAGTTTCCGACGGCACGAAGACCAGCGTCGTCAACATCGCCGGCGCGGCGACGTTGGGAGACGTGGCTCGCTTGCTCGAATCGAATCCTCCTCCCGGCCGAACCCTGACGGCACGCGTCACGAACGAAGGGTTGCAAATTACGTTGAGCGGCGGCAACCTGACCATCGATGAAGTCGGCGGCGGTACGACCGCGGTTTCGTTAGGGATCAAACGCACGCTGGGGACGGGGGCAGGTCCGTTCGTCGGGGCTGATTTGAGCCCGCGCCTTTCTCTCGTTACGCCGGTTCGCGATATCTTGGGCACTCGCGCCCAAGGGTATGTGACGGCGACCGGCGCGAACAACGATCTGCTCATCGAAGCCAATCGGTCGGGTGCCGACTTCAACGGCGTGAAGGTCAAATACGTCGACGACAATTGGTTCCAGGCCGATCCGGGAATCACCTCCGGTAACGAGTTCGCGCAGTATCTGACGACGCCGACGAACGCTTCCGCGGTGCTCAAGTTCCCCGGCCGGCCGGGGGTCGATAACGGAATTCAACTGACGGCAGTGACGGCCGGAACCGCATACAACGGCGTTGCCGCGTCGGTGCAGGTTCGTGCGATCGATGGTCTCGGCACGCAAACGACTTACGATGCGAACGCGAAGACTTATGTGATCTCGGTGGAAACGGGAACGACGGTCGGGGCGGCGTTGTCGGCGATTAACACCGGCGGCGGCCCCTTCACGGCGACGACCACTTCCTACGGCAGCGGTTCGTATGTGTTGACCGCGGCCGACACCGGCGGCGCGGGAAACACCTACGCGACGGCAAGCGATGCCTCGACTTTGGTCGTGCATATCCAAGCGGGCAAAACGACGGCGAATCAAGCCGCCGCTGCAATCAACGCCGAGGGAACGTTCAGCGCGAAATCCGATCCGAGCGAAGCAGGAAACGGCAAGGGAACGTTGCTCGACTCCTATAGCGATACCACGGCCGTGGCGACGATGAGCGGCGGCTCCGGTGAGAATCTCGACTTACAGCACGGCTTGCAGATCGTGAACGGCGGGCAAACCTTCACGATCGATCTGAGCAATGCGACGACCGTCGAAGATGTGCTGAACGCCGTCAACGGTTCCGGCGCGCAAGTCTTGGCTTCGTTGAATGCGACCGGAACCGGAATCGATATCCGTTCGCGTCTGAGCGGCTCGAAGTTCTCGATCGGTGAGAACGGCGGCACCCTGGCGACGCAACTCGGCGTTCGTACCTCGACCACTTCGACGGCGCTCAACTCCTTGAACAACGGCAAAGGGGTCGATGTCGCCACGGTCGGAGACGACTTCGCGATCTCCAGCCGCGATGGCACGACCTACAACGTCAACCTGACGAACGGAAATGCGGCCGCGGGGCGGGTCGCAGGAGTCGGTGCGAATAGTGCGTTGCTGTTTAGTCGCGTGGCGCCGGGTCTGAGCGGAAATCAATTCAGCGTCCAGATCGTCGACAGCGGCACGGGCGGCGGCAACACCGTCTCACTCGTCGGGAACACGTTGCGGTACGATGTCGATCTCGCGGCCGGCTTCACGGCCCAACAAGCGAGCGACTTGCTGTCGCAAAACGCGACTTTGAGCGCCCAGTTCGCCGTCCGTCTCGACAAATCGAGCGACAATACGAACGACGGGAGCGGGAACCTTGCCGCTACGGGCGTCGTGGCGTTCGACGGTGGGAAAGACGTGGCACGCACGATCGGCGACGTGCTCGATCTGATCAACAACAACGCCGCCAATCGGGCGAGCAGTGCGCCGGTCGTGGCAAAATTGGCCGACTTCGGCAATGGGATCTCGCTCTTAAACGACGGGCCGTTGGGATCAGCGACCTTTTCGATCACCCGGCTCGGCACCAGCTCCGCCGCGCAAGATCTCGGGCTGATCCCCAATAGCGACACGACGAACAGCTCGGCGGTGGTCGGCACTCCGGCATCGATCGCGATCGCGTCGGCCGGCTCGAACAACAATCTGATTATTTCGTCGGCCCAAAGCGGGGCGTCGCTCAACGGCGTAACTGTGCGGTTTGCGGACGACGGCGTGAGCGGCAACAATTCCGCGAGCTACAACGCCTCGACGCGCGTCCTCACGCTCGACGTCGACCCCGCGACGACGACGGCGCAAGACATCGTCGATCTGTTGGCCGGCGACCCACGCTTCCGCGCTTCGCTTGCCCCGACGGACGGAGGCGTGACCAACAACGGCTCCGGCACGCTGGGAACCTTGCCCGCCGATGCGATTCTGGCGGGGGGAACCGCGGACGTTCTCACGGGCATCGATAGCAACTTGCAACAGGTCGACGGCGTGTTTACGTCGCTGATGCAATTGCGCGCTGCGATCCAAAGCGGCAACCTCGATCAGTTGCAGAGTGCGATCGGCGTGCTGGATGCTTCGGCCGATAAACTTGGGTATTCGCGTGCCGATCTCGGAGCGCGGATGAAAGCGATCGATGCTCTGCAGAGCCGCGTTTCGCTCGAGAGCATCTCGCTGAAGAGCGCGGTCTCGACGGAAATCGAAGTCGACGTCGTCGGCGCGATTTCGGAAATGGCGACGCGACAAGCGGCGTACGAAGCTTCGTTGCGGGTCTCGGCGGCGATGACCAAGTCGACATTATTGGATTTTCTTTAGGCCTTTCGCTTAAGTAGTCGGGTGCGATCGAGTCGGCCTGCGAAGTGGTTGTAATGACTCGACCAATCGCACCGGTATTCCTATCGAAAGAGTTCGCAGCCGGCCG
The sequence above is drawn from the Planctomycetia bacterium genome and encodes:
- the hemC gene encoding hydroxymethylbilane synthase, encoding MSKTKLRLGTRGSPLARWQADWTAGELRRLGYDVELVPITTSGDREQTTSIGGLGVQGVFTKELQRALLDHAIDFAVHSLKDLPTEPTPGLCLTSVPARGPLGDCIVSAKYRSLDELPQGAVVGTGSLRRRSQLLHVRPDLKMEDVRGNVDTRLRKLHEGQYAAIVLAEAGLIRLKLGEHIAQVLPRHVMISAVGQGALGMESREDDPATRAALARLDDVDTHRAVVAERHLLHSLRGGCLAPIGAWGRVEPDGRLHLSAVVLRSDGSERLFAHQSSEPNAALELGQRVADELLAHGAARLIAGSREGAMGHVAPAK
- the flgF gene encoding flagellar basal-body rod protein FlgF, which encodes MAYGMYISAEGALAQQTRLETITNNIANADTAGFKRDLAIFQARNAEAIDQGLAQPHAGTVNDVGGGVMVKQNQTDFSQGPLKSTNIPTDFAIKGRGFFVVEKDGEKMLTRAGGFQPLPDGTLATNDGYPVLTEEGEPIVIAGPWQFSEDGTITSENGVARMAIAEPASLGDLVKTGENLFRPLGPVAALANEFRSVAQGMLEGSGTTAVKEMVEMIETTRAYEANVNMIKNHDSMFGTLISRVLKVG
- the flgG gene encoding flagellar basal-body rod protein FlgG, which encodes MSVQSLYTAATGMQAMETKLDVVANNLANINTTAFKKARANFEDLFYRQIKLPGAQDAQGNFTPTGIAVGLGTRVESTQTDFSQGAFATTNAPLDIAIEGRGFFMVQDPSTGQNVYTRAGNFSLNSQGVLVTGSAQTGRTVQPQITIPQDALNVVISPEGVVSYNQVGNPQFQQAGQLQLATFINPEGLIKQGEGIYLESQSSGSANLVNPGQQGAGVMRQGALEQSNVEPVRELIDLITTQRSFELNSQAVQAGDQVLQLVANLRRF
- the flgA gene encoding flagellar basal body P-ring formation chaperone FlgA — translated: MTNRTTTLAAFLFASLAIFACAADGAEVRLKAQARCRTGVVLLGDIAEVFAAEAWQTEQLRAIELGPAPSTGGRRFIRAREVQDALWMRGINLSSHQISGADRIEVTGPGEAVAAVDKPTFRPSSTQRERAEKTVSEFVLRYLRTQTTGREPYTVTATLSDEQVDTVLTYGSRLQVAGGMQPWTGKQRFTLATEEGAKQIRFDVDAEVGLPPGVVVALKSLPAGSIIHAGDVALKPVTSVNEGAQPFYNLEDVIGHETTWSIPVGTILGRNGIRRPQVVRRGDAVTLYARSAGLRVRTTVRAREDGSVGDLITVEALGNREPFYARVTGVQEAEVSADPAGAVPQGAATPEPRAAIAGRPGFRGEVR
- a CDS encoding flagellar basal body L-ring protein FlgH: MIYRVMSIVALSMFAVLGGGKVAQAQRASLYQQQVAGRPLTLEGNSWLYVQMPPAREIQVNDLITVLVKQKQQSQSEGQVNRIQQSGIDARLRDWVQLDGLGIKLAPQTAGDPRARASLDSTLRTNAELETASFIQFNITATVVDIRPNGNLVLEAHGSVKDNNEVWEASLSGIVRRQDVQPDNTVFSEKIAELSVHKRETGHIRDAYKRGWALRAYDAFKPF
- a CDS encoding flagellar basal body P-ring protein FlgI is translated as MSKVIALLIVAALAVAPSDLHAAVRLKDVARVKGQETNSLQGLGLVIGLKGTGDGGKYLPTIRSLATVMQYMRSPLLEGPGELRDASNVALVMVTATVPAGGARQGDQLDCQVSSIGAAKSLVGGRLFLAALQGPDIDSPRIYAFAEGLIHIDDPQVPTVGRIRDGCRLEEDFFNPFIDHDRMTLVLDRNHADFEVAQEVAEVINSQLSIQSGEPTPAKALNSQNIVVNVPAQYRDDYVLFVSQIMSLTMSEPATEARVVINERAGSIVIGADVEIGAVVVSHKNIVIETENNLPNDRFIPIDPAGTQTTKLRSLVAALQAVKVPNADIIEIIKGLDRNGKLHGRLIVE
- a CDS encoding rod-binding protein — encoded protein: MSSAISALGGKASTFDAIAGKNDVTRLNAKASTADKSELRTAFDSFVGEVFFGQMMESMRKTVGKPAYMHGGRGEEVFTKQLDQMFSEQMSKASASQFTGPMFDLFSLNRS
- a CDS encoding flagellar protein FlgN; its protein translation is MSLDTSWEAELAEYLNELSVAQDELLGVLNRKLALLGAADTAGLQALGEVELALSARLNACYQRRSEMLGRAGAQGLPSDSLRSLTGSLQGKQRRQLISEVSQAEEKSRLLQHQSLTNWVVTQRALLHLSHLLEIIATGGRLRPTYGKEEPAAVSGALLNRAV
- the flgK gene encoding flagellar hook-associated protein FlgK, with amino-acid sequence MSLFSSLQLASNALQAQSIGLQVVGQNIANVNTPGYSRAELNLTPAATQRVGRLLLGLGVDVESIKQRIDEHLNERLRSASADRVGGDVQQQAYSQLEGIINELSDTDLSTSMNAFFGAISQVLSQPASVSVRNLAVLQGQTLAGDINRLASRATEVRDDLNDQVIELAPDVNRLLTRIADFNVKIATAEGGGSLGSDAVGLRDQRSQALEQLSQLIDVQTQEQPSGAINVFAGGDFLVFEGVHRQVKVENTQENGLNVAKLLITETDSPIQSASGKLAGLVDARDNIIGGFLGKLNDFTKSLAFEFNKVFSSGQGLSGYSQVTADQPVLNKDVALDAAGLAYRPVSGSFNVLVHDKQTNLTHTTRINIDLNGLDDDDTTLTKLAVQLNGVDGIAASIDANGKLILKSQSPTSDFSFGDDTSGVLAALGINTFFTGTSAATLGINAVVKSDPSKFAASRSGIDGDTANAVDLANFSDRLLDSANGRSISQYYEQLVGDVTQGSAVAKSVATGFQTFEDTLRGQQLAVSGVNIDEETISMLGYQRAYQASARFIKTIDDLLNLLSNL